A window of the Arachis duranensis cultivar V14167 chromosome 5, aradu.V14167.gnm2.J7QH, whole genome shotgun sequence genome harbors these coding sequences:
- the LOC107488024 gene encoding uncharacterized protein LOC107488024: MSGYVPPIRFENGQGAVNNYPPIHHLESAYDYQVGSTSSNFGLMAVARQYVNESHHDLVNLLTQQMTTILNPMMANHETKFECVARQVERIAQIVDYDEGDRQNMEANPRDLGIDPRDRIDHINLDGNAPHIIRRDQNVDEVLARMRVKQRGEHYQDTRIVEDILNRVGINVGFRNQPYFVFSFYVVVQMAEVPKDVKNPKIVTKFAGEVGASTTEHVARYMVELGNLTNDENLKMKLFLFLLTKNTFTWFSNLIPNLIVTWAQLKNAFHSQFYIGELNVTITDLVALKRDDRKSIDDLMICFKNARS; encoded by the coding sequence ATGAGTGGTTATGTACCTCCAATTAGGTTTGAAAATGGACAAGGAGCAGTTAATAATTACCCACCAATACATCATCTTGAGTCTGCCTATGATTATCAGGTAGGGTCGACATCGAGTAATTTTGGTTTGATGGCAGTAGCTCGACAATATGTCAATGAGAGTCATCATGATTTGGTCAATTTATTGACTCAACAAATGACTACTATTTTGAACCCAATGATGGCTAATCATGAAACAAAATTTGAGTGTGTGGCGAGACAAGTCGAACGAATCGCTCAGATTGTTGATTATGATGAAGGTGATCGTCAAAATATGGAAGCAAACCCAAGAGATTTAGGGATTGATCCGAGAGATAGGATTGATCATATAAATCTCGATGGAAATGCTCCTCATATAATTCGACGTGATCAAAATGTGGATGAAGTGTTGGCTAGAATGCGAGTTAAGCAACGTGGTGAACATTATCAGGACACAAGAATAGTTGAAGATATTCTTAACAGGGTTGGAATCAATGTGGGATTTAGGAATCAACCATATTTTGTTTTCTCATTTTATGTTGTAGTGCAGATGGCAGAAGTACCTAAGGATGTGAAGAACCCAAAAATAGTAACAAAATTTGCAGGAGAAGTAGGTGCATCGACTACTGAGCATGTTGCTCGATATATGGTCGAATTAGGCAATTTGACAAATGatgagaatttgaaaatgaaattatttctttttttgttgaCGAAAAATACTTTTActtggttttcaaatttaataccCAATTTGATTGTGACTTGGGCACAGTTGAAAAATGCTTTTCATTCTCAGTTTTATATAGGTGAATTGAACGTGACAATTACGGATTTAGTGGCTTTAAAACGTGATGATAGAAAATCAATCGATGATTTAATGATCTGTTTTAAGAATGCCCGAAGTTGA
- the LOC107488039 gene encoding zinc finger CCCH domain-containing protein 44, with protein sequence MEQQQLQQSGAATAGAAPPVEGARDLGDSQLVGVPAAVDGDVVMAERDGSGSVPNLEVAVGDGGATAVKRKRGRPAKGAPRASATGAAARLQQKKEEEEEEDVCFICFDGGSLVLCDRRGCPKAYHPACIKRDEAFFRSKAKWNCGWHICSFCQKASQFLCYTCTYSVCKSCTKYADFVCVRENKGLCGICMRTIMLIENNGQGNSEKCEVDFDDKTSWEYLFKVYWMFLKGKISLTFDELLRAKNPWTGVSPLGGKVECPREIYNTKDDKGSGSENSCIDIESNNLKNKKSRRQPMLHSNGVGSDMITSAGDNCVPLPECSNWASKELLEFVAHMKSGDTSRLSQFDVQGLLLEYVKKNNLRDPQQKCQIVCDHRLLKLFGRARVGHIEMLKLLEPHFLTKENGPAEDTLRAGVTNTVASEGEAKDNCNKQLMLVDDKECKTDKKDDVHLPQNNPDVYAAINAHNINLIYLRRSLLENLTEDAESVRDKVVGSFVRIRITSSDKKQEMYRLVQVVGTSKAAEPYKIGTRTTDMMLEILNLNRKEAISIDEISNQEFSEDECKRLRQSIKYGLSNRLTVGEIMDKALTFQAMRVNDLLEAEILRLTHLRDRASEKGHRKELRECVEKLQLLNTPEERQRRMREIPEVHSDPNLDLMFESDEDAGESDERKQDGNIWSKYPGFDRKEKEPTLPKSCDSVLNDDGCRTQDFSAAAREQNGNACVTKSQIKPNETVFDDDPNVVVKSEPSGVALDISLSPQSVGVEQSFNDFVNDKSWHYQDPTGKVQGPFSMLQLFKWNASGGFPPNLRIWRINEKQDSSILLTDALSGKCSKNVSMPYFSQLLSLGISGTVDTKEDSKDYSQDGCSTAARNETHSDNQINEQNRELKVDDTRTQSDGKDESVRSNGWQEQPHAYHPQPSVAISENMKENSDKLNEGNRIGGNSADKGNPGLNRTSDGQSNSGQSYQKQSYSEDNSGQSSEQNWRGPRVNNSSNCAVTTSAEVLVTKTSPPKLGFDLHSSPSHPDQNWIGPHVNTSSDCVVPTSAEVSVPKTSPPKLGFDLHIPPSQLEQDWRDPHVNTNSNCVVTTSAEVSVTKISPLKLGFDLHSPPSHPSWQAFIGETTDFSSLVDVDESVSDLLAEVEAMESLGGGGGGGGGGGGLESPTSIMKCGEELTDSSKNDCLSFADGLSPVLDAGKGDALSSTGDLHLQSQSTAAEEPLRQADIHHHHHHHHHHQRVSGEHSSRSSEVKVGTKSISVSGYQWESGSENSTIGPSTATWSIATDPTWRVGSENTNLGWSGMDRGNVNIGWGVGQSAVQENRSTSSYTPTVSPSFGGSQARYGSDRPSVPRDRGFHGHGRESAVARGRTAWNRQTSFGVGNGGSHRPLPKGQRVCKFYESGRCKKGASCDYFHP encoded by the exons ATGGAGCAACAACAGCTTCAGCAGAGTGGAGCTGCCACCGCCGGAGCAGCACCGCCGGTGGAGGGAGCTAGGGATTTGGGAGATTCGCAGCTCGTTGGAGTTCCCGCTGCGGTTGACGGCGATGTTGTCATGGCGGAGAGGGACGGCAGCGGGAGTGTTCCCAATCTGGAGGTGGCCGTCGGGGACGGCGGCGCCACGGCGGTTAAGAGGAAGCGGGGTCGTCCGGCGAAGGGTGCTCCGAGGGCGTCGGCGACGGGAGCGGCCGCGAGGCTGCAgcagaagaaggaggaagaggaagaggaggatgTTTGCTTCATATGCTTCGATGGTGGAAGCTTAGTTCTTTGTGATCGCCG GGGTTGTCCTAAAGCATATCATCCCGCGTGTATTAAGCGAGACGAGGCCTTCTTCCGTTCAAAGGCCAAATGGAATTGCG GTTGGCATATATGTAGCTTTTGTCAGAAGGCCTCCCAATTTTTGTGCTATACTTGTACATATTCGGTGTGCAAGAGTTGTACAAAATATGCTGATTTTGTGTGTGTCAGAGAAAATAAAGGTTTGTGCGGAATATGCATGAGAACTATAATGCTGATTGAAAACAATGGCCAGGGAAATTCGGAGAAG TGTGAAGTGGATTTTGATGACAAAACCAGCTGGGAATATCTTTTCAAGGTGTATTGGATGTTTTTGAAAGGGAAGATATCTTTAACATTTGATGAGCTCCTTCGAGCTAAAAACCCTTGGACAGGTGTTTCTCCATTGGGTGGTAAGGTTGAATGTCCCCGTGAAATTTATAATACTAAGGATGACAAAGGTTCTGGTTCAGAGAACTCCTGTATTGACATAGAatcaaataatttgaaaaacaagaaatCTAGGAGACAGCCAATGCTTCATAGCAATGGGGTTGGCTCCGATATGATAACTTCAGCCGGTGACAACTGTGTGCCTTTGCCTGAATGCTCAAATTGGGCATCAAAGGAGCTTCTAGAGTTTGTTGCACATATGAAAAGTGGTGATACATCTCGCCTGTCTCAATTTGATGTCCAGGGTCTCTTGTTAGAGTATGTGAAGAAGAACAATCTTCGAGACCCCCAGCAGAAATGCCAAATTGTTTGTGATCATAGACTACTAAAATTGTTTGGAAGAGCACGTGTTGGTCACATTGAAATGTTAAAGCTCCTTGAACCCCACTTTCTTACAAAAGAGAATGGCCCTGCAGAAGATACACTTAGAGCAGGAGTCACGAACACTGTTGCTAGCGAAGGGGAGGCAAAAGACAATTGCAATAAGCAGTTGATGTTAGTTGATGATAAGGAATGTAAAACAGATAAAAAAGATGATGTGCATTTGCCACAAAATAATCCAGATGTGTATGCTGCAATAAATGCTCACAACATTAACTTGATCTACTTGCGGCGAAGTCTTTTGGAAAATCTAACTGAAGATGCTGAAAGTGTTCGTGACAAGGTTGTTGGTTCATTTGTGCGGATAAGGATCACTAGTAGTGACAAAAAACAAGAGATGTATAGGCTTGTGCAAGTTGTAG GTACAAGTAAGGCTGCTGAGCCTTACAAAATTGGAACAAGAACAACTGATATGATGCTTGAGATTTTAAACTTAAATAGGAAGGAGGCCATATCAATAGATGAGATTTCAAATCAGGAGTTCTCTGAG GATGAATGCAAGCGCTTGCGTCAAAGTATAAAATATGGGCTTTCCAATAGATTGACTGTG GGTGAGATCATGGACAAAGCATTGACATTTCAAGCAATGAGAGTTAATGAT TTGCTGGAAGCTGAGATACTGCGGCTTACTCATCTTCGTGATAGAGCAAGTGAAAAAGGGCATAGAAAAGA GCTCAGAGAATGTGTGGAGAAGTTACAGCTACTAAACACACCAGAGGAACGACAGCGCAGGATGCGTGAAATTCCAGAGGTACACTCTGACCCAAATCTGGATTTGATGTTCGAGTCTGATGAAGATGCGGGAGAGTCAGATGAAAGGAAGCAAG ATGGCAATATATGGTCAAAGTATCCTGGTTTTGACAGAAAAGAGAAGGAGCCCACTTTGCCTAAAAGTTGTGATAGTGTCTTGAATGATGATGGATGCAGAACACAAGATTTTTCTGCTGCTGCCCGTGAACAGAATGGCAATGCCTGCGTGACAAAAAGTCAGATAAAACCTAATGAGACAGTGTTTGATGATGACCCTAATGTAGTTGTGAAATCAGAACCATCTGGTGTTGCGTTGGACATTTCATTGTCTCCTCAATCTGTAGGGGTAGAACAGTCATTCAATGATTTTGTGAATGATAAATCATGGCATTATCAGGACCCAACTGGGAAGGTTCAAGGACCTTTTTCCATGTTGCAACTGTTTAAGTGGAATGCAAGTGGAGGTTTCCCTCCTAATCTCAGGATATGGAGGATAAATGAAAAACAAGATAGCTCTATATTGTTAACCGATGCCCTAAGTGGGAAGTGTTCCAAAAATGTGTCAATGCCATATTTCAGCCAACTGCTGTCTTTGGGGATCAGTGGTACAGTGGATACCAAAGAGGATAGTAAAGATTATAGTCAGGATGGTTGCAGCACTGCAGCAAGGAATGAAACTCATTCAGACAACCAAATTAATGAGCAGAACAGGGAGCTAAAGGTGGATGATACTCGTACCCAGTCTGATGGTAAAGATGAATCTGTTAGGAGCAATGGATGGCAGGAACAGCCCCATGCATACCATCCACAACCTTCAGTGGCCATTTCTGAGAATATGAAGGAGAACTCTGATAAATTAAATGAAGGTAATCGGATTGGGGGAAACTCTGCAGATAAAGGGAATCCTGGTTTGAACAGGACTTCTGATGGTCAGAGTAACAGTGGGCAGAGTTACCAGAAGCAATCATACAGTGAAGATAATTCAGGGCAATCTTCTGAACAGAACTGGAGAGGCCCTCGTGTTAACAATTCTTCCAATTGTGCGGTTACCACATCAGCTGAAGTTTTGGTTACAAAGACATCACCACCTAAGCTAGGATTTGATTTACATAGTTCTCCATCCCATCCTGACCAGAACTGGATAGGCCCTCATGTAAATACTTCTTCTGATTGTGTGGTTCCCACATCAGCTGAAGTTTCTGTGCCAAAGACATCACCACCTAAGCTAGGATTTGATTTGCATATTCCTCCATCACAGCTTGAACAAGACTGGAGAGATCCTCATGTAAATACTAATTCCAATTGTGTGGTTACTACATCAGCTGAAGTTTCTGTGACAAAGATATCACCACTTAAGCTAGGATTTGATTTGCATAGTCCCCCATCCCATCCTTCGTGGCAAGCATTCATCGGTGAGACCACTGACTTTAGCTCATTAGTTGACGTTGATGAATCAGTCTCAGATCTGTTAGCTGAGGTGGAAGCAATGGAATcacttggtggtggtggtggtggcggtggCGGCGGCGGTGGCTTGGAATCTCCCACTTCAATCATGAAATGTGGTGAGGAATTGACTGACAGTTCTAAAAATGATTGCCTCAGTTTTGCAGATGGGCTTAGCCCAGTACTTGATGCAGGTAAAGGTGATGCACTTAGCTCCACTGGTGATTTGCACTTGCAATCTCAGTCAACAGCAGCAGAGGAACCATTGCGGCAAGCAGATatacatcatcatcaccatcatcatcatcatcatcagagaGTATCTGGGGAACATTCTTCAAGGAGTTCTGAAGTTAAGGTGGGTACAAAGAGCATTAGTGTTTCAGGTTATCAATGGGAATCAGGCTCAGAAAATTCAACCATTGGTCCATCGACTGCAACCTGGAGCATTGCTACAGACCCCACTTGGAGAGTCGGGTCAGAGAATACAAACTTGGGATGGAGTGGAATGGATAGAGGAAATGTGAACATTGGCTGGGGTGTGGGGCAGTCAGCAGTGCAGGAGAACAGGAGCACAAGTTCATACACTCCTACAGTTTCTCCAAGCTTTGGTGGAAGTCAAGCAAGATATGGCAGCGATCGACCTTCTGTGCCTAGAGATCGGGGTTTTCATGGTCATGGTAGGGAATCAGCTGTTGCTAGAGGCAGAACTGCGTGGAACCGGCAAACTTCATTTGGTGTTGGAAACGGAGGCTCACACAGGCCTCTGCCCAAAGGGCAACGTGTCTGTAAATTTTATGAAAGTGGGCGCTGTAAGAAGGGGGCATCCTGTGATTACTTTCACCCATGA